From one Acidobacteriota bacterium genomic stretch:
- the sppA gene encoding signal peptide peptidase SppA, with translation MKRFSLTTVLIVAGFGFVVFVAIILLAALLLSRDGGFVGLGGDRIAVVYLEGVIFNSKTINEQLKMYGDDSRVRAILLRMDTPGGGVAASQEIADQVKWLRKEKGKTVVISMGSVGASGGYYVACAADKIYANPGTITGSIGVIAEWVNYGNLLKWAQMQPEVIKSGELKDVGSPTREITPKERAYLQNLINQMFEQFVSAVADGRKELTRERIKQLADGRVYTGEEALREKLIDGLGNYDAVLKATAELVGIKGEPQIVTPPRPRRGSILDLLTSTDVGEMISNNTLQPPGSTLQFEYLWK, from the coding sequence ATGAAGAGATTTAGTCTGACAACCGTCCTGATCGTTGCCGGCTTCGGCTTTGTCGTTTTCGTCGCGATTATCCTGCTCGCGGCGTTGCTGCTTTCGCGCGACGGCGGATTCGTCGGTCTGGGCGGTGATCGCATTGCCGTCGTGTACCTGGAGGGTGTGATCTTCAACTCGAAGACCATCAATGAACAACTCAAGATGTACGGTGACGATTCGCGGGTAAGAGCGATACTTCTGCGTATGGACACGCCGGGCGGCGGAGTCGCGGCTTCGCAAGAGATAGCCGATCAAGTCAAGTGGCTTCGCAAAGAGAAGGGTAAGACGGTCGTGATATCGATGGGTTCGGTCGGCGCGTCGGGCGGCTACTATGTTGCCTGCGCGGCGGACAAGATCTACGCCAACCCGGGAACGATCACCGGCTCGATAGGGGTGATAGCCGAGTGGGTTAACTACGGCAATCTGCTCAAATGGGCTCAGATGCAACCGGAGGTGATCAAGAGCGGAGAGCTCAAGGATGTCGGCTCACCTACACGCGAGATCACGCCGAAAGAGCGCGCATATCTGCAAAACTTGATCAATCAGATGTTCGAGCAGTTTGTCAGCGCGGTGGCCGATGGCCGCAAAGAACTAACGCGCGAACGAATAAAACAGCTCGCGGATGGGCGCGTGTACACAGGCGAAGAAGCGCTTCGCGAAAAGCTGATCGATGGGCTCGGCAACTACGACGCGGTGTTGAAGGCTACTGCGGAGCTCGTGGGCATCAAGGGTGAACCGCAAATCGTCACGCCGCCAAGGCCGCGGCGGGGTTCGATTCTTGATCTGCTTACATCAACCGACGTCGGCGAAATGATTTCAAACAACACGCTTCAGCCGCCTGGCTCGACTCTTCAGTTCGAGTATCTTTGGAAATGA
- a CDS encoding putative Ig domain-containing protein gives MVRLVFRSVLALLVSTAFSASARTHSHNQSAPSNGRAGYSLILVDASSKAGLAEARDFITSQGGSVAIVLPPHAIMGWLSPEADSRILGRHGIRSIHRSPVGPAPSGFTDRETQIAINAFNDIASGRSAKRRSRESEQQVGPEAGRPGMVECALPHPPVNKDEFIRNLRMLGAEQSVLGIQSTVTPQYFSNSDVMDGSVAVAVFLVESTGGVDPDLYSWSQADQNFAAAQVLDGLNWWVEQSRAFNLSRPLQFTVVVFDANNPVCRVPYEPVLRPGSDAPIWINQIMSNVGASAGNVFERVAAFDWAFRDQNRANWAYSMFIAYNPAPTRSSFTDGRASWAYIGGPYTVSLFRSFGWQLSRIAAHETGHIFYACDEYFQPGYQVCSCTCAPEVRPDALNGNCQDLACTRTSTDCMMRLNELALCPFTVAQIGWTSAVPKPAPTAPSGLVAGATSPTQVAAVWQDTSGVEDGFQIERRGGSSAEFSQIGVVPGNTTTFIDGNVLANTAYAYRVRAFNGTGTSQYSNEAAVITPSTTPVLTIGTGDLPEATVGVAYSRTMAAVGGKPDFSWSIESGNLPPGLALGQAGSISGTPSTAGTFNFVAKVTDSNGNSATKALTLIVKSAAPLTITANQLPRGSVGVAYSQSIGASGGQTPYTWSIQSGSLPDGLTLNQSGIISGTPERSMAASFALQLTDAVSASVSATLSITINPATLVLAIDTKSLADGVVGEAYSQTLAASGGTSPYKWDLTSGSLPDGLHLSDAGVIAGTPTTPGELTLEVRATDQSSQSTTTTLSIDVDPPPELTILSPGALPVAALGVPYRYDLKATAGTAPYSWVKKKKKKFGAFPDGITLSSDGILSGTPTAQGVSNFTVLVSDSADKQASKPLTLEVGPPPPPLLIRTEFLPQALQGILYNAALEASGGLGPYTWTIDTGALPDGLTLSGDGKISGRPSTAGATSFVVRLKDSLGTSSTKSLFLLVTQPPPPLVIQTVSLPETTAERVYSQTLQATGGVLPYTWSIASGSLGAGLNLSAGGTISGTPVSPGTSVFVVRVSDSAQQTVTRTLAITVKPADKLAPFGALETPDFRATLNNLANGSGWALDNVGVVQIDVLVDGQKVGEAIYGLSRPDIGTSWATFPNASRSGFGFQIDTTKFSNGDHTIAIRLLDAAGNTTVVGARPIVFQNQVFTISTNDIAKGKKGERYSLQLGATNGKPPYSWTLVSGSLPSGLSLNAAGLISGTPTVFGTFPFVVRATDSIGAIAIASFTITIVPDIEPLRVVSNGDIEQGSTGVVYSVQLLFTGGVPPRTWIMNTGSLPPGLTLGTTGLITGVPTQVGTFNFTVRLTDSTQTTVTSQPLRITIVPGPLQIPTSGDLTKGTVNVFYSFTLQKAGGLSPYTWALVSGALPTGLSLNPNSGVISGTPTEIGTFPFTVRLTDSQSPPENLTSGTLRIIIDPPPLIISSIGDLPGGKLNTDYSNLLVATGGRPPYTWALASGALPTGLTLNTATGVISGKPTATGLFIFTVRATDTTPTTVTSSQLRITVLP, from the coding sequence ATGGTTCGTTTGGTGTTCCGGTCCGTGCTTGCGCTCCTGGTTTCGACTGCCTTTAGCGCTTCAGCTCGCACTCATTCACACAATCAATCCGCCCCATCCAATGGGCGGGCCGGATATTCGCTGATCCTGGTTGACGCAAGTTCAAAAGCCGGGCTTGCGGAAGCCCGCGACTTCATCACTTCTCAAGGCGGCAGTGTCGCCATAGTCCTTCCGCCGCACGCAATAATGGGATGGCTCAGTCCGGAAGCGGACTCGCGAATTCTGGGACGTCACGGGATACGCTCGATTCACCGATCACCTGTCGGTCCCGCGCCCTCAGGCTTCACCGACCGCGAAACGCAGATAGCGATCAACGCGTTCAACGACATTGCATCTGGGCGCAGCGCTAAACGCCGATCGCGTGAATCTGAGCAGCAGGTTGGCCCGGAAGCTGGGCGGCCAGGAATGGTCGAGTGCGCGCTTCCTCATCCACCCGTCAATAAGGATGAATTCATCCGCAATCTCAGAATGCTCGGCGCCGAACAATCCGTGCTCGGCATTCAGTCGACCGTCACGCCTCAATACTTCAGTAACAGCGATGTGATGGATGGCTCTGTTGCGGTAGCCGTCTTTCTGGTCGAGAGTACGGGTGGCGTCGATCCGGACCTCTACTCATGGTCACAGGCCGATCAGAATTTTGCCGCCGCGCAAGTACTCGACGGGCTGAATTGGTGGGTCGAGCAATCGCGAGCGTTCAACCTTTCGCGCCCGCTGCAGTTCACGGTTGTAGTCTTCGACGCCAACAACCCGGTTTGCCGCGTGCCGTATGAGCCGGTGCTGCGGCCCGGTAGCGACGCTCCTATCTGGATCAACCAGATAATGAGCAATGTAGGCGCCTCGGCCGGCAACGTTTTCGAGCGCGTCGCCGCGTTCGACTGGGCGTTCAGGGATCAGAACCGCGCCAACTGGGCATACTCGATGTTCATTGCCTACAACCCGGCGCCGACTCGAAGCTCATTCACCGACGGGCGCGCGTCCTGGGCCTATATCGGAGGTCCATACACGGTTAGCCTTTTCCGCAGCTTTGGCTGGCAACTCTCACGAATAGCCGCGCACGAAACCGGTCACATCTTCTATGCCTGCGACGAATACTTTCAGCCAGGGTATCAGGTATGCAGTTGCACCTGTGCCCCGGAAGTCAGACCCGACGCGCTCAACGGAAACTGCCAGGACCTCGCTTGCACTCGAACTTCCACCGATTGCATGATGCGGCTCAACGAGTTGGCCCTTTGTCCGTTTACGGTAGCCCAGATCGGCTGGACGTCAGCCGTCCCCAAGCCGGCGCCAACAGCTCCGAGTGGTCTGGTCGCCGGCGCGACCTCGCCCACGCAGGTCGCCGCGGTGTGGCAAGATACATCGGGGGTCGAGGATGGATTTCAGATCGAACGCCGCGGGGGATCGAGCGCGGAGTTCAGCCAGATCGGGGTCGTTCCAGGCAACACGACCACCTTCATCGACGGCAACGTACTTGCCAACACGGCTTATGCCTATCGGGTGCGGGCGTTCAATGGAACGGGCACATCGCAGTACTCTAACGAAGCCGCGGTTATCACGCCCTCCACCACGCCGGTGCTTACGATCGGCACAGGAGATTTGCCGGAGGCGACCGTTGGCGTGGCCTATAGCCGGACAATGGCGGCAGTCGGAGGTAAGCCCGACTTCTCCTGGTCGATTGAGAGCGGGAACCTACCGCCAGGTTTGGCATTAGGACAGGCCGGTTCAATCTCCGGAACGCCCTCAACCGCCGGGACCTTCAACTTCGTCGCGAAGGTGACAGACAGCAACGGCAACTCTGCCACCAAAGCGCTGACCCTCATAGTCAAGTCCGCGGCGCCTCTGACGATCACCGCCAACCAGTTGCCGAGGGGATCTGTAGGCGTGGCCTACAGCCAAAGCATCGGAGCATCTGGAGGTCAGACCCCTTACACGTGGTCGATTCAGTCGGGAAGTCTGCCGGATGGTCTAACGCTCAACCAGAGCGGCATCATCTCAGGGACGCCGGAGCGTTCGATGGCTGCAAGCTTCGCACTACAACTCACCGACGCCGTGAGCGCAAGCGTCTCAGCAACTCTTTCAATCACTATCAACCCGGCGACTCTGGTGCTGGCCATAGACACCAAGTCTTTGGCAGACGGCGTTGTCGGCGAAGCCTACTCGCAAACCCTCGCGGCTTCCGGGGGCACCTCTCCTTATAAATGGGACCTCACGTCGGGAAGTCTTCCAGACGGACTGCACCTTTCAGACGCGGGCGTCATAGCGGGCACGCCGACCACGCCGGGCGAGTTGACACTCGAGGTGCGAGCAACTGATCAGAGCAGTCAATCAACCACAACGACGTTGTCGATTGACGTGGACCCTCCACCTGAGCTGACCATTCTGAGCCCCGGCGCGCTTCCGGTCGCAGCATTGGGGGTGCCCTACCGGTACGACCTCAAGGCGACTGCGGGCACTGCACCCTATAGCTGGGTCAAGAAGAAGAAAAAGAAATTTGGTGCGTTCCCGGATGGGATAACACTCTCGTCGGACGGCATACTATCTGGAACGCCGACCGCTCAGGGCGTTTCCAATTTCACCGTGTTAGTAAGCGACTCTGCCGACAAGCAAGCGTCCAAACCGCTGACGCTTGAAGTCGGTCCGCCGCCGCCCCCGCTCCTAATAAGGACCGAGTTCCTTCCGCAAGCATTGCAGGGTATTTTGTACAACGCCGCGTTAGAAGCGTCCGGTGGCCTCGGGCCGTACACCTGGACCATAGACACCGGTGCACTACCGGACGGCCTGACCTTGAGCGGCGACGGTAAGATCTCCGGCCGGCCGTCAACGGCAGGCGCGACTTCCTTCGTGGTCCGATTGAAGGACTCGCTGGGCACTTCCAGCACGAAGTCTCTTTTCCTGCTCGTGACCCAGCCGCCCCCGCCGCTGGTGATCCAGACAGTCTCGCTTCCCGAAACCACGGCAGAACGGGTCTACTCCCAGACGCTTCAGGCAACTGGCGGCGTACTGCCTTATACCTGGAGCATAGCGAGCGGAAGTCTGGGAGCCGGATTGAATCTCTCGGCGGGCGGGACAATCTCGGGTACGCCTGTATCGCCGGGAACCAGCGTCTTCGTAGTGCGTGTGTCAGACTCCGCTCAACAAACCGTAACGCGCACGCTAGCAATCACCGTCAAGCCCGCCGATAAGCTAGCGCCCTTCGGCGCGCTCGAGACACCCGACTTCCGCGCCACGTTGAATAACCTCGCGAATGGCAGCGGATGGGCGCTCGACAACGTAGGTGTTGTTCAGATAGACGTGCTCGTAGACGGACAGAAGGTTGGCGAAGCAATCTACGGTTTGAGCCGTCCTGATATTGGAACCAGTTGGGCCACCTTCCCGAACGCCTCGCGTTCAGGCTTCGGTTTCCAGATAGACACAACGAAGTTTTCCAACGGCGACCACACAATAGCCATACGATTGCTGGATGCCGCCGGTAACACTACGGTGGTGGGCGCGCGCCCGATCGTGTTCCAGAACCAGGTCTTCACGATCAGCACCAATGACATCGCGAAAGGAAAGAAGGGTGAACGCTACAGCTTGCAGCTTGGCGCGACTAACGGAAAGCCGCCCTACTCTTGGACACTGGTATCCGGCTCGTTGCCTTCCGGCCTCTCACTAAACGCGGCCGGATTGATCTCAGGCACTCCCACGGTGTTTGGGACTTTCCCGTTCGTCGTTCGGGCAACCGATTCAATCGGCGCTATAGCCATCGCCAGCTTCACGATCACTATCGTTCCTGACATCGAGCCGCTACGAGTTGTCAGCAACGGTGATATCGAACAAGGTAGCACCGGAGTCGTCTATTCCGTCCAGCTACTATTCACCGGAGGCGTACCACCGCGCACGTGGATAATGAATACCGGCTCGCTACCGCCTGGGCTCACGCTCGGCACCACCGGTCTTATCACAGGTGTTCCGACCCAGGTAGGGACGTTCAATTTTACGGTGCGTTTGACTGACTCCACCCAGACGACCGTCACTTCTCAGCCGCTCCGAATCACGATCGTTCCTGGGCCGTTACAGATACCCACGAGCGGTGATCTGACGAAGGGCACAGTCAATGTGTTCTATTCCTTCACGCTTCAAAAAGCGGGCGGGCTTTCGCCTTACACCTGGGCGCTTGTCAGCGGCGCGTTGCCAACGGGGCTCTCGTTGAACCCAAATTCCGGGGTTATCTCCGGCACTCCCACTGAAATTGGTACGTTCCCATTCACCGTGCGGTTGACGGATTCACAATCGCCGCCCGAAAACTTAACGTCCGGCACGCTCAGGATCATAATCGACCCCCCGCCATTGATCATTTCCAGCATCGGAGACCTGCCCGGAGGCAAGTTGAACACCGACTACTCGAACCTGCTAGTGGCAACTGGCGGGAGGCCTCCTTACACGTGGGCCCTGGCGAGCGGGGCGCTCCCAACCGGACTGACGTTGAACACGGCTACGGGAGTGATTTCGGGCAAGCCTACCGCAACCGGGCTCTTCATATTCACGGTGAGGGCGACTGATACCACGCCCACCACAGTCACGTCTTCACAACTCAGGATAACAGTGTTGCCTTGA
- a CDS encoding helix-turn-helix domain-containing protein, with translation MSKATKSSLFMFTPLAKYAGFYQEVLSGTGNYEQLGNRLIRVGEQAHSLRQFDKVKEIGLLLSNVPIKRYQAIGGFFLAVAVNSMGNGDQDEARRLFEIAVDRAPDPYKVKSILSLGALAFHKKDFDSAFYFYQQTIRIEGLGPASLQAIRGITTLKSIEGYHKSAIADVERILPLIRFAPPNVYLDCLNSYAVELSEVGRLQEAENVSSLVIASPLTRYYPEWQDTLSEVRSKRKRRSTVAIPLPPVEGEYEGVVEPEAPENTIGNLRIQTVIDFMNTNLERKMSLSELAKVVNLSPSHLSRLFKNETKLSPGEYLIRLRLEKARHLLAMSFLSIKQIMALVGYGNRKGFVGHFKRYFDLTPSKYRKRAYSGQPSLTSDIELGSIRPL, from the coding sequence ATGAGCAAAGCGACAAAAAGTAGTCTTTTCATGTTCACTCCTTTAGCGAAATATGCTGGATTCTATCAGGAAGTGTTGAGTGGCACGGGTAACTATGAGCAATTAGGCAATCGCCTTATCCGGGTGGGTGAGCAAGCACATTCATTGCGGCAGTTCGACAAAGTAAAGGAAATCGGTTTACTTCTTTCCAATGTTCCAATCAAACGCTATCAAGCAATTGGCGGCTTTTTCTTAGCTGTTGCAGTTAACAGTATGGGAAACGGAGATCAAGACGAAGCCAGAAGACTATTCGAAATTGCTGTTGATCGGGCACCCGACCCTTACAAGGTGAAGTCCATCCTTTCACTAGGCGCATTAGCATTTCACAAGAAGGACTTTGATTCTGCGTTTTACTTCTACCAACAAACGATCAGAATTGAGGGTCTAGGCCCCGCCAGCCTCCAAGCAATAAGAGGCATCACAACATTGAAATCCATCGAGGGGTATCACAAATCCGCAATCGCTGACGTTGAAAGAATATTGCCTCTCATCAGGTTTGCGCCGCCGAATGTCTACCTTGACTGCTTGAACTCTTACGCAGTTGAGTTGTCAGAAGTGGGCCGGTTGCAGGAGGCGGAAAACGTTTCTTCATTAGTCATCGCATCGCCTCTTACCCGCTATTATCCTGAATGGCAAGACACGTTGTCGGAGGTCAGATCAAAACGAAAGCGGCGCTCTACCGTTGCGATCCCGCTGCCACCGGTTGAAGGAGAATACGAAGGTGTCGTTGAACCAGAAGCCCCGGAAAACACGATTGGCAATCTACGAATTCAGACCGTGATCGACTTCATGAATACAAACCTTGAGCGGAAGATGTCTTTAAGCGAATTGGCAAAGGTAGTAAATCTGTCCCCGTCTCACCTTTCTCGCCTTTTCAAAAATGAAACCAAACTATCACCAGGGGAATATCTCATAAGACTCAGACTGGAAAAAGCTCGTCATCTTCTGGCAATGAGCTTCCTGAGCATTAAGCAAATTATGGCATTAGTAGGCTACGGCAATAGGAAAGGCTTTGTGGGCCACTTCAAGAGATACTTTGATCTCACCCCCTCCAAATACAGGAAGCGCGCCTACAGCGGTCAGCCTAGTTTGACAAGTGATATCGAGCTGGGTAGTATCCGCCCATTATAG
- a CDS encoding HIT domain-containing protein yields MEHLWSPWRYKYIASVDQTEGCVFCRLEQEGQDTANYVVHRALLNFVILNLFPYTSGHLMIVPYEHRASLSEVSEATTTEMIELAKQAQVALETEYRPDGFNIGMNLGRSAGAGVADHLHLHVVPRWSGDANFVSIVGETRVLPEDLATTHQKLKKHFEAQDIA; encoded by the coding sequence ATGGAACACCTCTGGAGCCCCTGGCGCTACAAGTACATAGCTTCGGTTGATCAAACGGAAGGCTGCGTGTTCTGTCGGCTCGAACAAGAAGGCCAGGACACCGCAAACTACGTTGTCCACCGGGCGCTGCTGAATTTTGTTATTCTCAATCTTTTCCCATATACCAGTGGCCATCTGATGATCGTGCCTTATGAACACCGCGCCTCGCTGAGCGAAGTCAGCGAAGCTACGACAACGGAAATGATCGAGCTTGCGAAGCAGGCTCAGGTTGCGTTAGAGACGGAATATCGTCCCGACGGCTTCAACATCGGGATGAACCTGGGTCGGAGCGCAGGCGCCGGCGTCGCGGATCATCTTCACTTGCACGTAGTCCCGCGCTGGAGCGGCGATGCGAACTTTGTTTCGATCGTCGGCGAAACCCGCGTGCTGCCGGAAGATCTGGCGACGACTCATCAAAAGTTGAAAAAGCATTTCGAAGCACAGGACATAGCATGA
- the dacB gene encoding D-alanyl-D-alanine carboxypeptidase/D-alanyl-D-alanine-endopeptidase, with the protein MIRSATKDVSAQRAVVALLLCLHSVGLTSVAATPSKSKTPDPASPRQTGAQQPETLDSLRARIAAHIAQPRFAPAAWGVKVLSLDTAKTIFEHNPQKYFNPASNAKLYTSALALERLGVDFRIRTSLYSSTRPDASGTLKGDLIVYGRGDPTMAARLNGGDYMKGLDPLIAQLVNAGVRRIEGDLVGDESYFAGPPFGSGWEWDDLQAYYGAEVSALTIDDNSLDLFVKPADRVGMPCRITTGPPTSFVTLINRTQTALKGTESRIVVYRPVGENFIYVSGRLPIDSNTGYYSAIAVHNPAGLFVSLFKDALAARGIVITGRTRVIDWKYREVTPVDLAKLIELGSVESMPLGDIVRETLKPSQNLYAQLLLLQVGEKTRFGEWVGSSMPGTVAPGGSRRASQFPLPPQIANDQRAGQTSEELGIEALNDFMDRVGIRKGDVLLEEGSGLSRRDVITPEATVALLAYMSRSRWADVYRNSLPVAGVDGTLQNRMKGTAATGNVRAKTGSLRYVYTLSGYVTTAAGERLAFSIMLNNYYNAERSAALREASGTQAQRAAPTSPREDLDAIAIMLASFTGRSP; encoded by the coding sequence ATGATCCGGTCTGCGACGAAAGATGTTTCTGCTCAGCGCGCAGTGGTCGCTTTGCTCCTTTGCTTGCACTCAGTGGGCTTGACGAGCGTTGCGGCGACGCCATCAAAGAGCAAGACGCCCGACCCCGCTAGTCCGCGGCAGACCGGCGCGCAACAGCCTGAAACACTCGATTCGCTTCGCGCGCGCATCGCAGCTCACATCGCGCAGCCGAGGTTCGCGCCCGCTGCGTGGGGCGTCAAAGTGCTTTCGCTTGATACTGCGAAGACGATCTTCGAACACAACCCGCAGAAGTATTTCAATCCAGCCTCGAATGCGAAGCTATACACCTCGGCGCTCGCACTTGAACGGCTCGGCGTCGACTTTCGAATACGGACTTCGCTCTACTCAAGCACGAGGCCGGACGCCTCAGGCACGCTCAAGGGGGACTTGATTGTATACGGCCGAGGTGATCCTACGATGGCTGCGCGATTGAATGGCGGCGACTACATGAAGGGACTCGATCCGCTCATCGCGCAACTGGTTAATGCGGGAGTGCGGCGCATCGAAGGCGACCTCGTCGGCGATGAGAGCTACTTCGCAGGGCCGCCTTTCGGATCCGGATGGGAGTGGGACGATCTTCAAGCTTACTACGGCGCCGAGGTGTCGGCGCTCACGATAGACGACAACTCACTGGACTTGTTCGTAAAGCCGGCTGACCGGGTGGGCATGCCGTGCCGGATCACTACCGGCCCGCCGACGTCGTTTGTCACATTGATCAATCGAACTCAGACCGCACTCAAAGGCACTGAGTCTCGCATCGTGGTTTATCGTCCGGTTGGTGAAAACTTCATATACGTTTCGGGGCGTCTTCCTATTGACAGCAACACCGGTTATTACAGCGCGATTGCGGTTCACAATCCCGCAGGCTTGTTCGTGAGCCTGTTCAAGGATGCCCTCGCCGCGCGCGGGATTGTTATCACGGGTCGAACGCGCGTGATCGATTGGAAGTATCGTGAGGTTACGCCAGTCGATCTGGCAAAGTTGATCGAGCTGGGCTCAGTTGAGTCAATGCCGCTGGGCGATATCGTGCGCGAGACGCTGAAGCCCTCGCAGAACCTCTATGCCCAGTTGCTGCTGCTTCAAGTGGGAGAGAAGACTCGGTTCGGCGAGTGGGTTGGAAGCAGCATGCCGGGAACCGTCGCCCCGGGTGGCTCGAGGAGAGCTTCACAGTTTCCGCTGCCGCCTCAAATCGCGAACGATCAGCGCGCCGGGCAGACCAGCGAAGAGCTGGGCATCGAAGCGTTAAATGATTTCATGGATCGAGTCGGCATCAGGAAGGGCGACGTTTTGCTCGAAGAAGGATCGGGCCTCTCGCGGCGAGATGTTATTACTCCCGAAGCGACCGTCGCGCTGCTTGCCTACATGAGCCGTAGTCGATGGGCCGACGTCTATCGGAACTCGTTACCGGTGGCCGGCGTGGATGGGACGCTTCAGAACCGAATGAAGGGAACAGCGGCGACCGGCAACGTGCGCGCTAAGACGGGTTCGCTTCGTTATGTATACACGCTTTCTGGCTACGTGACGACAGCGGCCGGCGAGCGCCTGGCTTTCTCTATCATGCTCAACAACTACTACAACGCCGAACGATCAGCCGCGCTCCGGGAAGCTTCCGGGACCCAGGCTCAGCGCGCCGCGCCGACCTCGCCGCGAGAGGACTTGGACGCGATCGCCATCATGCTTGCAAGCTTCACCGGGCGAAGCCCGTAG
- a CDS encoding 30S ribosomal protein S1 translates to MATENVNQSGASAAADSAKEETVTLEENTGPDTAAVEPSAAADTNQTAPSSEAATAASPNSASTNSETATAASPEHTGDAETSGAQDFSAMLETYEKESAASRQEGEIVRGIVVGISDQNVLVDIGYKSEGVVAREEFIDRQGNLTVKRGDEVDVLIKSLENQDGYAILSRAAAMQVQSWERLRQAHQTHETIKGRVVERIKGGLNVDLDGVPAFLPGSQIDIRPVRNLEGFLRQEIEVRVIKLNRKRGNVVVSRKAVLEEVSNKKKTETLGNIEEGVVLEGTVKNITDYGAFIDLGGIDGLLHIIDMSWGRIQSPNDIIKVGDSIQVKVLKFDREKERISLGYKQLLPDPWQSVAERFPKGSHVRGKVVSLTDYGAFIEIEPGVEGLVHVTEMTWSKRLKHPSKLLSIGQEVEAVVLEADPHSRRISLGLKQVTADPWETLPVRYHVGSRVTGKVRSLTDFGAFVEIEDGIDGLVHVSDISWTKRIKHPSDVLKKGQQVDAVITNIDVDGRRLSLSIKDLEPNAWDRFFDTHKLGDVIKGRVVRFANFGAFVEIEEGIEGLCHVSELSDSRVEKPEDAVKIGQVLPFKVLKLDPAQKKIGLSARAVGKENDPEDVRSYHETGSGMATLGDIANLLTASSEKKDEE, encoded by the coding sequence ATGGCGACAGAGAATGTAAACCAGTCCGGTGCTAGCGCGGCGGCAGACAGCGCCAAAGAAGAGACCGTCACGCTTGAGGAGAACACCGGCCCAGACACCGCAGCGGTTGAGCCAAGCGCTGCGGCCGATACAAACCAGACGGCTCCCAGCAGTGAGGCGGCAACTGCCGCGTCACCAAACAGCGCGTCAACAAACAGCGAAACGGCAACTGCCGCTTCACCGGAACACACTGGCGACGCTGAGACGAGCGGCGCACAAGACTTCAGCGCGATGCTCGAGACCTACGAGAAAGAAAGCGCGGCGTCCCGCCAGGAAGGCGAGATTGTACGCGGCATCGTAGTGGGCATCTCCGATCAAAACGTTCTGGTGGACATCGGCTACAAGTCAGAGGGCGTGGTTGCGCGCGAGGAGTTTATCGATCGCCAGGGCAACCTGACCGTTAAGCGCGGGGATGAAGTCGACGTGCTCATCAAGAGCCTAGAGAACCAGGACGGCTACGCCATTCTGTCGCGCGCAGCCGCGATGCAGGTTCAATCGTGGGAGCGGCTCCGTCAGGCTCATCAGACCCACGAAACCATAAAAGGCCGCGTGGTCGAGCGCATCAAAGGCGGACTCAACGTTGACCTCGACGGTGTCCCGGCGTTTCTTCCAGGCTCCCAGATAGACATTCGGCCGGTGCGCAATCTCGAAGGCTTCCTCAGGCAAGAGATCGAAGTCCGCGTCATAAAACTCAACCGCAAACGCGGTAACGTCGTTGTCTCACGCAAGGCGGTGCTGGAGGAAGTCTCCAACAAAAAGAAAACCGAGACGCTCGGCAACATCGAAGAAGGCGTGGTGCTTGAGGGCACGGTCAAAAACATCACCGACTACGGCGCGTTCATTGACCTCGGGGGCATCGACGGGCTGCTGCACATCATTGATATGAGTTGGGGCCGCATCCAGTCGCCTAATGACATAATCAAGGTCGGAGACTCAATCCAGGTTAAGGTGCTCAAGTTCGACCGCGAGAAGGAGCGCATCTCGCTCGGCTACAAACAGCTTCTGCCCGATCCGTGGCAGAGCGTGGCCGAGCGCTTTCCCAAAGGCTCGCACGTTCGCGGCAAGGTCGTCAGCCTGACCGACTACGGTGCTTTCATTGAGATCGAACCCGGCGTAGAAGGGCTCGTCCACGTGACCGAGATGACCTGGTCGAAGAGACTGAAGCATCCGTCTAAGCTGCTATCGATCGGCCAGGAGGTGGAAGCGGTGGTTCTCGAAGCAGACCCTCACAGCCGCCGCATAAGTCTCGGCCTCAAGCAGGTCACCGCTGATCCCTGGGAGACGCTGCCGGTTCGTTATCATGTCGGCTCGCGGGTGACCGGCAAGGTCCGCTCGCTTACGGACTTCGGCGCCTTCGTCGAAATAGAAGACGGAATAGACGGTCTGGTGCACGTCTCGGACATTTCGTGGACCAAGCGAATCAAGCATCCGTCGGACGTGCTTAAGAAGGGCCAGCAAGTCGATGCGGTAATAACCAACATCGACGTTGACGGGCGAAGGCTCAGTCTTTCGATCAAAGACCTCGAGCCCAACGCGTGGGATCGTTTCTTCGATACGCACAAACTGGGCGACGTGATCAAGGGGCGCGTTGTGCGCTTCGCGAACTTCGGCGCGTTCGTCGAGATCGAGGAAGGCATCGAGGGCCTTTGTCATGTTTCAGAATTGAGCGACTCGCGGGTCGAGAAGCCAGAGGACGCGGTGAAGATCGGGCAGGTGCTTCCGTTCAAAGTACTCAAACTTGATCCGGCACAGAAGAAGATCGGATTATCCGCGCGAGCCGTGGGCAAGGAAAATGATCCCGAAGACGTGCGCTCTTATCACGAGACCGGCTCGGGCATGGCGACGCTGGGCGACATCGCTAATTTGCTGACTGCTTCTTCGGAGAAGAAGGACGAAGAGTAA